A single window of Nitrospira sp. DNA harbors:
- a CDS encoding YggS family pyridoxal phosphate-dependent enzyme, which yields MTEIMESGAGDSIAQRVRLVLGNIRRAAERVGRNPDGIRLVAATKTVSAERIQEGIAAGLTLLGENRMQEALAKMACLADAPVRWHFIGQLQRRKVRSIIGLFDMIHSVDSVELAQEIDRRAGEAGMAQPILLEVNMGGESTKAGFQPNEIERQIPVLGALPHVRIQGLMTIPPLTPEPEQARSYFRGLRELAGRIADQGVPSVTMQELSMGMSHDYEVAIEEGATLVRVGTAIFGARHV from the coding sequence GTGACAGAGATCATGGAGTCGGGAGCAGGGGATTCCATTGCCCAGCGTGTGCGGCTGGTGTTGGGGAACATCCGCCGCGCGGCGGAGCGAGTGGGGCGGAATCCTGACGGGATCCGGCTGGTGGCTGCGACCAAGACGGTTTCGGCGGAGCGGATTCAGGAGGGGATCGCAGCGGGGCTCACACTCCTGGGTGAGAATCGGATGCAGGAGGCGCTTGCCAAGATGGCCTGTCTTGCAGACGCTCCGGTCCGGTGGCATTTTATCGGTCAACTGCAGCGCCGCAAAGTGCGGTCAATCATCGGTCTTTTTGATATGATTCATTCCGTGGATTCGGTGGAGCTGGCGCAGGAAATCGACCGGCGTGCGGGCGAGGCAGGGATGGCGCAACCGATTCTCTTGGAAGTGAACATGGGGGGCGAATCGACCAAGGCGGGGTTTCAGCCGAATGAAATTGAGCGGCAGATCCCGGTGTTGGGTGCGTTGCCGCATGTGCGGATACAAGGGCTGATGACGATTCCTCCTCTGACCCCCGAGCCCGAGCAGGCCCGTTCGTATTTTCGTGGGTTGCGTGAACTAGCGGGCCGGATTGCCGATCAAGGGGTGCCGTCAGTGACGATGCAGGAACTCTCGATGGGGATGTCGCATGATTACGAGGTCGCCATTGAAGAGGGAGCGACGCTTGTTCGTGTTGGGACGGCGATTTTTGGAGCGCGGCATGTCTAA
- a CDS encoding YggT family protein, protein MFVLRNVLLGTATVLDYILWLYMWIIIARALISWVNPDPWNPIVQFLDRATEPVLTPIRRWIGWRMGIDLSPIIAILILTFLQFAVVQSLKDLALWMN, encoded by the coding sequence ATGTTTGTACTTCGCAATGTCTTGCTCGGTACGGCCACGGTGCTCGACTATATTCTCTGGCTGTATATGTGGATTATTATTGCGCGGGCGTTGATTTCCTGGGTCAACCCCGATCCCTGGAACCCGATCGTCCAGTTTCTCGATCGGGCCACGGAGCCGGTCCTCACGCCGATTCGCCGATGGATCGGCTGGCGGATGGGGATCGACTTGTCGCCGATTATTGCGATTCTGATCCTGACGTTCCTTCAGTTTGCGGTCGTGCAGTCGCTGAAAGATCTCGCGTTGTGGATGAATTGA
- the ftsA gene encoding cell division protein FtsA → MSKRDQILVGLDIGTTKICAIVSEVTDDGALNIIGVGSSPSRGLRKGVVVDIESTVESIKKAVEEAELMAAVQINSVYTGIAGSHISAENCKGVVALKKAEVTREDIHRAIESARTLAVIPHERRILHVLPREFMVDGQEGVREPLGLSGNRLEVNVHVITGAVTSAQNIIKSVNRAGLDVVDIILQPLASSEAVLSQEERDLGVAMVDLGGGTTDLAIFLDGSIRHSAVLPIGGQNLTKDLAIGLLTSQTEAEKIKMHYGIARTELIAGNDMVEVPSVGDRPARSFSRRDIAEILEPRVEEMFDLVRREIARAGYEGMLGAGVVITGGTSLLEGMPDAAEKVLNLPARRGAPSGVGGLRDIVTHPSHATGVGLLLHARRHAEELETAGLRNGGPWTKMVGWTKRVFEVF, encoded by the coding sequence GTGTCGAAACGAGATCAAATCCTTGTTGGGTTGGATATTGGGACCACCAAGATTTGCGCCATCGTGTCCGAAGTGACGGACGACGGCGCCTTGAACATCATCGGGGTCGGATCGAGTCCATCACGCGGGTTGCGCAAAGGGGTGGTCGTCGATATCGAGAGTACGGTGGAGTCGATCAAGAAGGCGGTGGAGGAGGCCGAGCTCATGGCGGCGGTGCAGATCAACTCCGTCTATACGGGGATCGCTGGCAGCCACATCTCCGCGGAGAATTGCAAAGGGGTGGTGGCGCTGAAAAAGGCCGAAGTCACGCGCGAAGATATTCATCGGGCGATCGAGAGCGCGCGGACGCTTGCGGTGATTCCGCACGAGCGGCGCATCCTGCATGTGTTGCCACGCGAATTCATGGTGGACGGGCAGGAGGGCGTACGCGAGCCGCTGGGGCTGTCCGGGAACCGGCTCGAAGTCAACGTACATGTGATTACCGGCGCCGTGACCTCCGCGCAGAACATCATCAAGAGTGTCAACCGCGCCGGTCTCGACGTGGTGGATATCATTCTGCAGCCGCTGGCGTCCAGCGAAGCGGTCTTGAGCCAGGAAGAGCGCGATCTCGGGGTGGCGATGGTGGATCTTGGCGGAGGGACCACCGATCTGGCCATTTTCCTCGACGGGAGCATCCGGCACTCGGCGGTGTTGCCGATCGGCGGGCAGAATCTCACGAAAGACCTGGCGATCGGGCTGCTGACCTCGCAGACCGAAGCCGAAAAAATCAAAATGCACTATGGCATCGCCAGGACCGAGTTGATTGCCGGGAATGACATGGTCGAGGTACCGTCGGTGGGCGATCGTCCGGCGCGGAGTTTTTCCCGCCGGGACATTGCGGAGATTCTGGAGCCGCGTGTGGAGGAGATGTTTGATTTGGTGCGGCGGGAGATCGCGCGCGCCGGGTACGAAGGGATGCTGGGCGCGGGCGTCGTGATCACGGGCGGCACGTCGTTGCTCGAAGGCATGCCGGACGCGGCGGAAAAGGTGTTGAATCTGCCGGCGCGGCGCGGGGCTCCCTCCGGCGTGGGCGGCCTGCGGGATATTGTGACGCATCCCAGTCATGCCACCGGGGTGGGCCTGCTGCTGCACGCCCGCCGGCATGCGGAAGAATTGGAAACGGCCGGGCTGCGCAACGGCGGTCCCTGGACCAAGATGGTGGGCTGGACCAAACGGGTGTTTGAAGTGTTCTAG
- the pgeF gene encoding peptidoglycan editing factor PgeF: protein MVNAPVITVPAFAPARSGVRHFFGTRRHASALRLGTGTPVRAAGSSARAPWLLSVKQVHGTDALVVDRPLAEADRFDGGWDALVTDQPGTMVAVRTADCVPVLVHDARRRVVAAIHAGWRGAVAGIVPKTLALMQARFNADLDTLHVSIGPSAGVCCYEVDEPVLDQVRERFPWWEAVLRDHREGRARLDLKALIRRQVRDYGIAGERVTSVNVCTICHEDLFFSYRREGKVLGTMVSAIGLDPLR from the coding sequence ATGGTGAATGCGCCTGTCATCACGGTGCCTGCGTTTGCGCCGGCGCGCAGCGGTGTCCGGCATTTCTTCGGCACGCGGCGGCATGCCTCGGCGTTGCGCCTGGGGACGGGAACGCCCGTGCGTGCGGCGGGAAGCTCTGCGCGCGCGCCATGGCTGCTGTCTGTCAAGCAAGTGCATGGGACCGACGCGCTCGTGGTGGACCGCCCGCTGGCCGAAGCGGATCGCTTTGACGGCGGCTGGGACGCGCTGGTGACGGATCAGCCCGGGACGATGGTGGCGGTGCGAACGGCGGATTGTGTGCCGGTGTTGGTCCATGACGCCCGGCGCCGGGTGGTGGCGGCGATTCATGCCGGCTGGCGCGGCGCCGTCGCCGGGATCGTGCCCAAAACGCTGGCGCTGATGCAGGCGCGATTCAACGCGGATCTCGACACGCTGCACGTCAGTATCGGCCCCTCGGCCGGAGTCTGCTGCTATGAAGTGGATGAGCCGGTGCTCGATCAGGTGCGGGAGCGATTCCCCTGGTGGGAAGCGGTGCTGCGGGACCATCGTGAGGGGAGGGCTCGCCTCGACTTGAAGGCGCTGATCAGACGGCAGGTGCGGGACTATGGGATCGCCGGTGAACGGGTGACCAGTGTCAATGTGTGCACGATCTGCCACGAGGACTTGTTCTTTTCCTATCGCCGGGAGGGGAAGGTCTTGGGAACGATGGTGAGTGCCATTGGCTTGGATCCCCTGCGCTAG
- the ftsZ gene encoding cell division protein FtsZ has product MFSFQEDVLLPVRIKVIGVGGGGCNAVNTMIHSGLARVDFIAANTDLQALDRSMAPYKIQLGPERTRGLGAGAKPEIGKDAALESKDHIRECLEGADMVFVTAGMGGGTGTGAAPIVASIAREQGILTVGVVTKPFQYEGQRRHKHAEEGIRDLRRHVDTLLVIPNQRLLGIVDKSTPLLEAFKVADDVLRQAIQGIADVITTTGHVNVDFADVRTIMSHTGRAVMGMGIARGTNRAIEAAQKAICSPLLEEGSVQGARGVLLNITGGPNMSLHEIEEAASIIQQTADPEANIIVGQVINHDMGDDLVVTVIATGFETEEDVAAMTAAPERAAVRTSKPVQPVLTGVGVGAAAATERPMKDLDRPTFLRRMAESREAIDRALVAEDEWDVPTFLRKQAD; this is encoded by the coding sequence ATGTTCTCATTCCAGGAAGATGTGCTGCTGCCGGTCCGGATCAAAGTGATCGGGGTTGGTGGAGGCGGGTGCAACGCGGTCAACACGATGATCCATTCGGGGCTCGCCCGGGTGGACTTTATCGCGGCCAATACGGATTTGCAGGCGCTGGACCGGTCGATGGCACCCTATAAGATTCAGTTGGGGCCGGAGCGGACGCGCGGACTGGGCGCCGGCGCCAAACCGGAAATCGGCAAGGATGCGGCGCTCGAAAGCAAGGATCATATCCGCGAGTGTCTGGAAGGGGCGGATATGGTGTTCGTCACGGCCGGCATGGGCGGGGGAACCGGGACCGGCGCCGCTCCGATCGTGGCGAGCATTGCGCGGGAGCAGGGCATCCTGACGGTCGGGGTGGTCACAAAGCCGTTTCAGTACGAAGGCCAGCGGCGCCACAAGCATGCGGAGGAAGGCATCCGCGATCTCCGGCGTCATGTGGATACCCTGTTGGTGATTCCAAATCAGCGGCTGCTCGGCATCGTCGACAAGTCCACGCCGTTGCTCGAAGCGTTCAAGGTGGCCGACGATGTGTTGCGGCAGGCGATCCAGGGGATCGCCGATGTGATTACGACGACCGGCCATGTCAATGTGGACTTTGCCGATGTGCGCACGATCATGTCGCACACGGGGCGCGCGGTGATGGGGATGGGGATTGCGCGCGGCACGAATCGCGCGATCGAAGCGGCGCAAAAGGCGATCTGCAGCCCCTTGCTCGAAGAAGGAAGCGTGCAGGGCGCGCGCGGCGTGCTGTTGAACATCACGGGCGGCCCGAATATGTCGCTGCATGAAATCGAAGAGGCGGCCTCGATTATTCAGCAGACGGCCGATCCCGAGGCGAACATCATTGTGGGCCAGGTGATCAATCACGATATGGGCGACGATTTGGTGGTGACGGTGATTGCCACGGGTTTTGAGACGGAGGAGGACGTGGCGGCGATGACGGCGGCTCCGGAGCGAGCGGCGGTGCGGACTTCCAAGCCCGTTCAACCGGTATTGACCGGGGTGGGTGTCGGAGCTGCGGCGGCAACTGAGCGTCCGATGAAAGATCTCGATCGTCCGACCTTCCTTCGCCGGATGGCCGAATCCCGCGAAGCCATCGATCGGGCGCTGGTCGCGGAAGATGAATGGGATGTGCCGACATTTCTCCGGAAGCAAGCGGACTAG
- a CDS encoding DivIVA domain-containing protein has protein sequence MHLTPLDIQQMVFQTKLRGYDREEVSRFLEEIAQTVEALNRDNAQLRERIAAAEQQVSELKRTETTLSNTLVAAQSLAEDVKRSAQREAELVIKEAEFKAGEVIRQARVDLADTQRDLSQLQKQRFLMLERMRATLHTFERMLDVEAAEAYQDHAGVPEEKMEGESSPAR, from the coding sequence ATGCATTTAACACCGCTCGACATTCAACAGATGGTATTTCAGACAAAGCTTCGCGGCTACGATCGTGAGGAAGTGAGCCGGTTTCTGGAGGAGATCGCGCAGACCGTCGAGGCGCTCAATCGGGACAACGCGCAACTGCGGGAGCGGATTGCGGCCGCGGAGCAGCAGGTGTCGGAGTTGAAGCGGACGGAAACTACCTTGTCGAATACGCTGGTGGCGGCGCAATCCCTGGCTGAAGATGTGAAACGCAGCGCGCAGCGCGAGGCTGAGCTGGTGATCAAAGAGGCGGAGTTCAAAGCCGGGGAGGTCATTCGCCAAGCCCGCGTAGACCTGGCCGATACCCAACGGGACCTCTCGCAGTTACAGAAACAGCGGTTCTTGATGCTGGAGCGGATGCGCGCGACGCTGCATACCTTTGAGCGCATGCTTGATGTCGAGGCGGCTGAAGCCTATCAGGATCATGCCGGCGTGCCGGAAGAGAAAATGGAAGGCGAGTCGAGCCCCGCCCGGTAG
- the proC gene encoding pyrroline-5-carboxylate reductase, which produces MSNRMLTQKLAFVGGGQMAEALIGGLTAANLCAPEQIWATDPVAERLDTLKRQYGIRVGQSNREAVLWADIVVLAVKPQLLDAVLREIGEEVKKALVLSVAAGIPIRSIAERCGAGSRIIRAMPNTPAMVREGMTAIAIGAGVSDAEVAAARTIFESVGKVIAVEERLMDAVTGLSGSGPAYVFLAIEALADGGVKVGLPRATAELLAGQTVLGAAKMVLETGEHPARLKDRVASPGGTTIAGLHRLEAGGLRATLIDAVETATKRSQELGR; this is translated from the coding sequence ATGTCTAATCGTATGCTCACACAGAAGCTGGCGTTTGTCGGCGGCGGTCAGATGGCCGAAGCGTTGATTGGCGGGTTGACCGCCGCGAACCTGTGTGCCCCGGAACAGATCTGGGCGACGGATCCGGTTGCGGAGCGGCTGGATACGCTCAAGCGCCAGTATGGGATTCGGGTCGGGCAATCGAACCGGGAGGCCGTCCTGTGGGCCGATATTGTGGTGCTGGCGGTGAAGCCCCAGCTGCTTGACGCGGTGTTGCGTGAGATTGGGGAGGAGGTCAAGAAGGCGCTCGTGCTGTCTGTCGCGGCCGGGATTCCCATTCGCAGCATTGCGGAGCGATGCGGGGCTGGAAGCAGGATTATCCGCGCCATGCCGAACACCCCGGCCATGGTTCGTGAGGGGATGACCGCTATCGCCATCGGCGCAGGGGTGTCGGATGCCGAGGTGGCCGCAGCACGGACGATCTTTGAGTCGGTTGGCAAGGTGATTGCCGTTGAAGAGCGGTTGATGGATGCGGTGACCGGGTTGAGCGGGAGCGGACCGGCCTATGTGTTTCTCGCCATTGAGGCGCTGGCTGACGGGGGGGTGAAAGTGGGGCTTCCCCGCGCGACGGCGGAACTGCTGGCAGGGCAGACGGTGCTGGGTGCCGCCAAGATGGTGCTGGAAACCGGTGAGCATCCGGCGCGATTGAAAGATCGCGTGGCGTCACCGGGAGGCACGACGATTGCCGGATTGCATCGGTTGGAGGCGGGGGGGTTGCGCGCAACGCTAATCGATGCGGTCGAAACAGCGACGAAGCGGTCGCAGGAGTTAGGACGCTGA
- a CDS encoding FtsQ-type POTRA domain-containing protein gives MKRWAVRRQETPRPAGLRKNQWKGSRAESAAKQERMARRAQRWANVRAVFRRGAIVAGVVMAGWAIVAGLNAAGPMVQRWLEVKTVTVEGLHRIPRQQVLEQVDLQPGTPLYHVVTETIKERVESHPWVKEAVVTRVPFHEVRISIVERAPAAVIRSGSENFLSDEEGHVLAKLGQEDESALPMVIGIDPKGLAQGDAAVRHAVKSGVELARLVGHSFDGRLQVNAANPANLVASVLGVQFQFGQDRLSDQWERFQRVKPSLKTLTFDGQNRGASEVDLRYDNRVIVRERG, from the coding sequence ATGAAGCGATGGGCAGTGAGACGACAGGAGACGCCACGGCCGGCGGGATTGCGGAAGAATCAGTGGAAAGGCTCCCGTGCGGAATCCGCGGCGAAGCAGGAGCGCATGGCGCGTCGTGCGCAGCGGTGGGCGAACGTCCGGGCCGTGTTTCGACGTGGCGCCATCGTGGCGGGTGTGGTGATGGCCGGATGGGCGATCGTGGCCGGTCTGAACGCGGCGGGCCCGATGGTACAGCGGTGGCTGGAAGTGAAAACCGTGACGGTGGAGGGCCTGCACCGCATTCCCCGGCAGCAAGTCTTGGAGCAGGTGGATCTGCAGCCCGGCACGCCGCTGTACCATGTCGTCACGGAAACGATTAAGGAGCGGGTGGAGTCGCACCCCTGGGTCAAGGAAGCGGTGGTGACGCGGGTGCCGTTCCATGAGGTGCGCATCTCCATTGTCGAGCGGGCACCGGCGGCGGTGATCCGTTCCGGGTCTGAGAACTTTCTGAGCGATGAGGAGGGCCATGTGCTGGCCAAGTTGGGGCAAGAGGATGAGAGCGCGCTGCCGATGGTGATCGGCATCGATCCGAAGGGGCTGGCGCAGGGCGATGCCGCCGTGCGGCATGCGGTGAAGTCCGGGGTCGAGCTGGCCAGATTGGTCGGCCATTCGTTCGACGGGCGGCTGCAAGTGAATGCCGCCAATCCGGCGAATCTGGTGGCCTCTGTGCTGGGCGTGCAATTTCAATTCGGCCAGGACCGGCTGAGCGATCAGTGGGAGCGGTTTCAGCGTGTCAAGCCCTCGCTGAAGACGTTGACGTTCGATGGCCAGAATCGTGGCGCCAGCGAAGTGGATCTGCGCTATGACAATCGAGTGATCGTGCGAGAAAGGGGGTGA
- a CDS encoding D-alanine--D-alanine ligase, translated as MAQTDRLTQKRIGVLMGGQSSEREVSLRTGQAVQQSLLRRSYDAVAIDVGPTLYRDLMEHKIEIAFLALHGPGGEDGTIQGFLDTLGIPYTGSGVQASAVGMHKVTTKTLAASQGVPVPGGTVVRRGEQPSLAMVLKAAKLKLPVVVKPASQGSTIGVTIVRKPAHWKPALALAHRYDPDAMVEAYIPGHEITVSILGGSEGRIAVLPAVEIVAPDGFYDFTAKYQKGKTQYLCPAPLSAKLAKQVAELGRRTYEALGCEGAARVDFRITPRGKPYMLEINTVPGMTETSLLPMAAGQAGLTYDALVECILQSALDRAARMTREIRGV; from the coding sequence ATGGCACAGACTGATCGGTTAACACAGAAACGGATCGGCGTCCTCATGGGCGGACAATCGTCCGAGCGCGAGGTCTCGTTGCGCACCGGACAGGCGGTCCAGCAATCGCTGTTGCGCCGGAGCTATGACGCGGTGGCCATCGATGTCGGTCCGACCCTCTATCGGGATCTCATGGAGCACAAGATCGAGATCGCCTTCCTGGCGTTGCACGGCCCGGGCGGGGAGGACGGGACGATTCAGGGATTTCTGGACACGCTGGGGATTCCCTATACGGGATCCGGCGTGCAGGCCAGCGCGGTGGGCATGCACAAAGTGACGACGAAAACCCTGGCGGCGTCGCAGGGGGTGCCTGTGCCGGGCGGCACGGTGGTGCGGCGGGGTGAACAGCCCTCGCTCGCGATGGTTCTGAAAGCGGCGAAGCTGAAATTGCCGGTGGTCGTCAAGCCGGCGTCGCAGGGATCCACGATCGGTGTGACGATCGTGCGCAAGCCGGCGCACTGGAAACCGGCGCTGGCGCTCGCGCATCGCTACGATCCCGATGCGATGGTGGAAGCCTATATCCCTGGCCATGAAATCACGGTGTCGATTCTAGGGGGATCGGAGGGGCGGATCGCGGTCTTGCCGGCCGTGGAAATCGTGGCGCCGGACGGGTTTTACGACTTTACGGCGAAGTATCAAAAAGGGAAGACGCAGTATCTCTGTCCGGCTCCGCTTTCAGCCAAGCTTGCCAAGCAGGTGGCTGAGCTCGGCCGGAGGACGTATGAAGCGTTGGGGTGCGAGGGGGCGGCACGGGTGGATTTCCGCATTACGCCTCGCGGCAAGCCGTATATGCTCGAAATCAACACGGTGCCGGGTATGACGGAAACGAGTCTCTTGCCGATGGCGGCCGGGCAGGCGGGGCTCACCTATGACGCCCTGGTCGAATGCATTCTGCAGTCGGCGCTCGACCGTGCGGCGCGGATGACTCGTGAGATACGAGGGGTATGA
- the murB gene encoding UDP-N-acetylmuramate dehydrogenase: protein MARQGRTQAQTRQTSSGRRLAAAVAGLKGTVQFDAPLKDYTSFRIGGPADALVEPADVEDVARLVRQVRAQKLPLFVVGGTNLLIRDKGIRGVVVSLGKLRAIKEEPEAVLYAEGGVGMPTLIGYAIRHSLAGLEWAAGIPGTVAGCVVMNAGTRLGEMKDCVKAVRLVNGQGAIVDIPASEIPFAYRRATLPPGIVVGVWLQLKAGVRADIEKVVKDYLHYRRDTQPLTLPSAGCVFKNPPKDSAGRVIDAAGLKGAQVGDAQVSEKHANFIVNQGQASAKDVLALIRKVRAAVTRKTGVKLELELKVVGQA, encoded by the coding sequence ATGGCGCGGCAGGGGCGGACGCAGGCACAGACTCGGCAGACCAGCAGTGGGCGGCGGTTGGCCGCGGCGGTCGCCGGTCTTAAAGGGACGGTGCAGTTTGATGCGCCACTCAAAGACTACACCTCGTTCCGCATCGGGGGGCCGGCCGATGCGCTTGTGGAGCCGGCGGATGTCGAGGATGTGGCCCGTCTCGTCCGGCAAGTCCGTGCGCAGAAGCTTCCGCTCTTCGTGGTGGGGGGGACGAACTTGCTCATCCGGGACAAGGGCATCCGGGGCGTGGTGGTCAGCCTTGGAAAGCTGCGTGCGATTAAAGAAGAACCGGAGGCGGTGTTGTACGCCGAGGGGGGCGTGGGGATGCCGACGCTGATCGGCTATGCCATCCGCCATTCGCTGGCGGGATTGGAATGGGCGGCCGGGATTCCGGGAACGGTTGCGGGGTGCGTGGTCATGAATGCGGGCACCAGGCTGGGCGAAATGAAAGACTGTGTGAAGGCCGTGCGGCTGGTGAATGGGCAGGGAGCGATTGTCGATATTCCCGCCTCCGAGATCCCTTTTGCCTATCGGCGGGCGACGCTTCCACCGGGGATCGTCGTGGGCGTGTGGCTGCAGCTGAAGGCGGGTGTGCGAGCGGACATCGAAAAAGTGGTGAAAGACTATCTGCACTATCGCCGCGACACGCAGCCACTGACGCTGCCGAGCGCCGGCTGTGTGTTCAAGAATCCCCCCAAGGATTCGGCGGGACGCGTCATCGACGCGGCCGGGCTCAAGGGCGCGCAGGTCGGCGATGCGCAGGTGTCGGAGAAGCACGCGAACTTTATCGTGAACCAGGGACAGGCTAGCGCGAAGGATGTGCTGGCCTTGATCCGCAAGGTGCGTGCGGCGGTGACGCGGAAGACCGGCGTGAAGCTGGAACTGGAACTGAAGGTCGTCGGACAGGCCTAA
- the murC gene encoding UDP-N-acetylmuramate--L-alanine ligase yields MFRKTQQIHLVGIGGSGMSGIAEVLLTLGYKVTGSDLQASETTRRLEELGGKIFIGHHEANVGEAQVVVISSAVAATNPEVLAAKAKQVPVIPRAEMLAELMRLKFGVAIAGAHGKTTTTSMVANVLASGGLDPTMVIGGKVNALGSHARLGRGELLVAEADESDGSFLRLSPTIVAVTNLDREHLDHYGSMEKIYDSFLEFINKIPFYGVAVLCSDDERLQALFPRIVKRYYTYGLQERDGVVPDFKATDISLKQWGAEFRAHFRGKNLGPFRLAVPGIHNVSNALVAIAIGIELEVPVDLIRKGLAAFTGVERRFHLRGEANGIMVVDDYGHHPTEVKATLAAAKQGWDRRLVVLFQPHRYSRTRDLVNEFAHAFDHADLVFMTEIYAAGEQPIPGVSGAQLAEAVKQAGHQGVTFIEKKESLPDQVLPHLKPGDLVVTLGAGDIWKAGTGLLARLAPGS; encoded by the coding sequence ACACAACAGATTCATCTGGTCGGGATCGGCGGATCGGGGATGAGCGGGATCGCGGAGGTGCTGCTCACCTTGGGATACAAGGTGACCGGGTCCGATCTGCAAGCCTCTGAAACCACCCGGCGTCTGGAAGAGCTCGGCGGCAAGATCTTTATCGGCCATCATGAAGCGAATGTCGGGGAGGCCCAGGTGGTCGTCATTTCCTCCGCCGTAGCGGCGACCAATCCCGAGGTGCTCGCCGCGAAGGCCAAGCAGGTGCCGGTGATTCCACGGGCGGAAATGCTGGCCGAGCTGATGCGCTTAAAATTCGGCGTGGCGATTGCGGGTGCCCATGGGAAGACGACTACCACGTCGATGGTGGCGAACGTGCTGGCGTCGGGCGGATTGGATCCCACGATGGTGATCGGCGGCAAGGTCAACGCGCTCGGCAGCCATGCGCGGCTGGGCCGGGGAGAGTTGCTGGTAGCTGAAGCGGATGAAAGCGACGGGTCGTTCCTCCGGCTCTCGCCGACGATTGTAGCGGTGACGAATCTTGATCGCGAACATCTTGACCACTATGGGTCGATGGAAAAGATTTACGACAGCTTTCTGGAGTTCATCAACAAGATCCCTTTCTATGGAGTCGCGGTCTTATGTTCCGATGACGAACGGCTGCAGGCGCTGTTCCCGCGCATTGTGAAACGGTATTACACCTACGGGCTGCAGGAGCGGGACGGGGTGGTGCCGGACTTCAAGGCGACGGATATCAGCCTCAAGCAATGGGGGGCGGAATTCCGCGCGCACTTCCGGGGGAAAAATCTCGGGCCCTTCCGGCTGGCCGTCCCCGGCATTCACAATGTCTCCAATGCGCTGGTGGCCATTGCGATCGGGATTGAGCTGGAGGTGCCGGTCGATTTGATCCGCAAGGGCTTGGCGGCGTTTACCGGGGTGGAACGGCGGTTTCACCTGCGTGGAGAAGCCAACGGCATCATGGTGGTGGACGACTATGGGCATCATCCCACCGAAGTCAAAGCCACGCTGGCGGCGGCCAAACAGGGATGGGATCGCCGCTTGGTGGTGCTCTTCCAGCCGCATCGGTATAGCCGGACGCGCGATCTGGTCAACGAGTTCGCCCACGCATTCGATCACGCCGACCTCGTGTTTATGACGGAGATTTATGCGGCCGGCGAGCAGCCGATTCCCGGCGTGTCCGGCGCGCAGCTGGCCGAAGCCGTGAAGCAAGCCGGCCATCAGGGCGTGACCTTCATCGAAAAGAAAGAATCGTTGCCGGATCAGGTTTTGCCTCATCTGAAGCCCGGTGATCTGGTGGTGACATTGGGGGCGGGTGATATCTGGAAGGCCGGGACGGGCTTGTTGGCCCGGTTAGCCCCCGGTTCGTAA